The following are encoded together in the Vigna unguiculata cultivar IT97K-499-35 chromosome 2, ASM411807v1, whole genome shotgun sequence genome:
- the LOC114167104 gene encoding uncharacterized protein LOC114167104 isoform X2 encodes MALHSYWRTVPFYVDPSGTPSPHNSSFLYPSRAKRHRSASCSMHGQSPRHSSSPVTPNPCHGSNKPVILDSSSDPTPENENTRSDKDPNRLSQTRSCNSVFGFRNRCLWRKILFPSRKVRNIIMLNVTTFIYASNIPVVKEVQAVMNPAAFTFVRFALSAIPFIPFVVRGWGDSFTRNSGIELGIWVSLGYLMQALGLQTSDAGRASFLSMFTVIVVPLLDGLLGAAVPIRTWFGALVSIVGVGMLESSGASPRIGDLLNFLSAVSFGIHMLRTEHLSRSINKEKFLPLLGYEICVVVLFSAIWYLLGSYINGSQHPLPSSWTWKMLRDWMTGFPWIPAIYTGIFSTGLCLWVEGEA; translated from the exons ATGGCTCTGCACTCGTACTGGAGAACCGTGCCCTTCTACGTCGACCCTTCTGGAACCCCTTCTCCGCACAATTCCTCATTTCTCTACCCTTCCCGCGCCAAACGGCACCGTTCCGCCTCTTGCTCTATGCACGGCCAAAGCCCGCGCCACTCTTCTTCGCCAGTTACACCCAATCCATGTCACGGGTCGAACAAGCCCGTTATTCTAGACTCGAGTTCGGATCCCACGCCGGAGAATGAGAATACCCGTTCGGATAAAGACCCGAACCGTTTGAGCCAAACCCGAAGTTGCAACTCTGTGTTCGGATTCCGAAACCGGTGTCTGTGGCGGAAGATTCTGTTCCCATCGAGGAAAGTGAGAAACATCATTATGCTGAATGTCACCACTTTTATTTACG cAAGTAACATTCCAGTTGTCAAGGAGGTTCAGGCAGTTATGAATCCAGCAGCTTTCACATTTGTGCGCTTTGCTCTTTCTGCCATTCCTTTTATCCCATTTGTAGTGCGAGGATGGGGAGATTCTTTTACCAGAAATTCTGGCATAGAATTGGGTATCTGGGTCAGTCTGGGATATCTCATGCAGGCACTTGGACTACAAACCTCTGATGCTGGTCGTGCATCATTTTTATCTATGTTCACT GTAATTGTGGTTCCGTTGCTTGATGGCCTTCTTGGAGCAGCAGTTCCAATCCGAACCTGGTTTGGAGCCCTGGTGTCGATTGTAGGAGTTGGAATGCTGGAATCGAGTGGTGCATCTCCACGT ATTGGAGATCTTTTGAACTTTTTAAGTGCTGTGTCTTTTGGCATTCATATGTTAAGAACTGAACATTTGTCAAGAAGCATAAATAAGGAGAAGTTTCTGCCCCTCCTTGGATATGAG ATTTGcgttgttgttttgttttctgcAATATGGTATCTTCTTGGAAGTTACATTAATGGTTCCCAGCATCCCTTACCATCATCTTGGACGTGGAAAATGCTTAGAGACTGGATGACTGGTTTTCCATGGATACCAGCAATTTATACAGGGATATTTTCAACTGGTTTATGCTTGTGGGTTGAG GGGGAAGCTTAA
- the LOC114167104 gene encoding uncharacterized protein LOC114167104 isoform X1 yields the protein MALHSYWRTVPFYVDPSGTPSPHNSSFLYPSRAKRHRSASCSMHGQSPRHSSSPVTPNPCHGSNKPVILDSSSDPTPENENTRSDKDPNRLSQTRSCNSVFGFRNRCLWRKILFPSRKVRNIIMLNVTTFIYASNIPVVKEVQAVMNPAAFTFVRFALSAIPFIPFVVRGWGDSFTRNSGIELGIWVSLGYLMQALGLQTSDAGRASFLSMFTVIVVPLLDGLLGAAVPIRTWFGALVSIVGVGMLESSGASPRIGDLLNFLSAVSFGIHMLRTEHLSRSINKEKFLPLLGYEICVVVLFSAIWYLLGSYINGSQHPLPSSWTWKMLRDWMTGFPWIPAIYTGIFSTGLCLWVELSAMCDVSATETAIIYGLEPVWGAGFAWFLLGERWGLTGWVGAALVLGGSLTVQIFGSSSVSDKEQKQSKKVGSLTISDKKNALSTSTVMVRSRTDVSDFFK from the exons ATGGCTCTGCACTCGTACTGGAGAACCGTGCCCTTCTACGTCGACCCTTCTGGAACCCCTTCTCCGCACAATTCCTCATTTCTCTACCCTTCCCGCGCCAAACGGCACCGTTCCGCCTCTTGCTCTATGCACGGCCAAAGCCCGCGCCACTCTTCTTCGCCAGTTACACCCAATCCATGTCACGGGTCGAACAAGCCCGTTATTCTAGACTCGAGTTCGGATCCCACGCCGGAGAATGAGAATACCCGTTCGGATAAAGACCCGAACCGTTTGAGCCAAACCCGAAGTTGCAACTCTGTGTTCGGATTCCGAAACCGGTGTCTGTGGCGGAAGATTCTGTTCCCATCGAGGAAAGTGAGAAACATCATTATGCTGAATGTCACCACTTTTATTTACG cAAGTAACATTCCAGTTGTCAAGGAGGTTCAGGCAGTTATGAATCCAGCAGCTTTCACATTTGTGCGCTTTGCTCTTTCTGCCATTCCTTTTATCCCATTTGTAGTGCGAGGATGGGGAGATTCTTTTACCAGAAATTCTGGCATAGAATTGGGTATCTGGGTCAGTCTGGGATATCTCATGCAGGCACTTGGACTACAAACCTCTGATGCTGGTCGTGCATCATTTTTATCTATGTTCACT GTAATTGTGGTTCCGTTGCTTGATGGCCTTCTTGGAGCAGCAGTTCCAATCCGAACCTGGTTTGGAGCCCTGGTGTCGATTGTAGGAGTTGGAATGCTGGAATCGAGTGGTGCATCTCCACGT ATTGGAGATCTTTTGAACTTTTTAAGTGCTGTGTCTTTTGGCATTCATATGTTAAGAACTGAACATTTGTCAAGAAGCATAAATAAGGAGAAGTTTCTGCCCCTCCTTGGATATGAG ATTTGcgttgttgttttgttttctgcAATATGGTATCTTCTTGGAAGTTACATTAATGGTTCCCAGCATCCCTTACCATCATCTTGGACGTGGAAAATGCTTAGAGACTGGATGACTGGTTTTCCATGGATACCAGCAATTTATACAGGGATATTTTCAACTGGTTTATGCTTGTGGGTTGAG TTGTCTGCAATGTGTGATGTATCAGCTACAGAAACAGCTATAATTTATGGTCTGGAGCCAGTTTGGGGTGCCGGTTTTGCATGGTTTCTTCTTGGTGAAAGGTGGGGTCTCACTGGATGGGTTGGTGCTGCCCTTGTGCTAG GGGGAAGCTTAACAGTGCAGATATTTGGAAGCTCAAGTGTTTCGgataaagaacaaaaacaaagtaAGAAAGTTGGCAGCCTAACTATTTCTGACAAAAAGAATGCTTTGTCTACGTCCACGGTAATGGTTAGATCCAGGACGGATGTCTCTGATTTTTTCAAGTAG